The proteins below are encoded in one region of Metabacillus dongyingensis:
- a CDS encoding response regulator transcription factor — protein sequence MIHILVVDDHPAVREGTKAILETEPDVRVSCLNPPYSIDVIKHISFHEYDVVLMDMNLGDINGMELSTEIIKHSEDCKIILYTGYDVEDYFEEAIRLGIHGAISKTETKEKILSSIRHVLSGDIVVPYTYLKSLILQQKMKSSSGSNDIEALNDREKAILQEVERGLTNQEIADKLHLSKRSIEYSLTSIFNKLNVGSRTEAVLISKSEGIID from the coding sequence ATGATACATATTTTAGTTGTGGATGATCATCCAGCAGTACGTGAGGGAACAAAAGCGATATTGGAAACAGAGCCGGATGTCAGGGTATCCTGCTTAAATCCCCCTTATTCAATTGATGTTATTAAGCATATCAGCTTTCATGAATACGATGTTGTCCTGATGGATATGAATCTCGGAGATATTAATGGAATGGAGCTTTCCACAGAAATTATTAAGCACTCCGAGGATTGCAAGATTATTCTGTATACAGGCTACGATGTAGAAGATTATTTTGAAGAGGCAATTCGCCTTGGGATTCACGGGGCGATCAGCAAAACAGAGACAAAGGAAAAGATTCTTTCTTCCATTCGGCATGTTCTCTCAGGTGACATTGTTGTGCCGTATACCTACTTAAAATCTCTCATTCTTCAGCAAAAAATGAAAAGCAGTTCCGGTTCAAATGATATAGAAGCATTGAATGATCGTGAGAAAGCCATACTGCAAGAGGTTGAAAGAGGTCTGACGAACCAGGAGATTGCCGATAAGCTTCATTTAAGCAAGCGGTCAATTGAATACAGTTTAACCTCTATTTTTAATAAATTAAATGTCGGTTCAAGAACAGAAGCTGTGTTAATTTCAAAGTCAGAAGGAATTATTGATTAG
- a CDS encoding hotdog fold thioesterase, which produces MEYNVENTLLNSLGIEVKSVTNDGVVATMPVDDRTRQPFGILHGGASVALAETVASIGAYHLINQETEMCVGLEINANHIRGKQDGTVTAHAIPMHRGKTTMVWEIKIVDERESLICISRCTMAILQKK; this is translated from the coding sequence ATGGAATACAATGTTGAAAATACACTGCTGAACTCACTTGGTATTGAGGTGAAAAGCGTAACAAATGATGGAGTCGTTGCTACAATGCCTGTGGATGACCGTACGAGACAGCCTTTTGGCATTTTGCATGGCGGGGCTTCTGTAGCGCTTGCAGAAACAGTTGCAAGCATAGGTGCCTATCATTTAATCAACCAGGAAACAGAAATGTGCGTTGGACTTGAGATTAATGCAAATCACATAAGAGGAAAGCAGGACGGCACCGTTACCGCTCACGCCATCCCTATGCACCGAGGCAAAACAACAATGGTTTGGGAGATTAAAATTGTCGATGAAAGAGAAAGCCTGATCTGCATTTCCAGATGCACGATGGCAATTTTACAGAAAAAATAA
- a CDS encoding GNAT family N-acetyltransferase, with amino-acid sequence MKTNFPVLYTERFVLRKMDESDANEVFAYFSDDEVTRYYDLESFTEIDQAVQVINRWGERFDKNEGYRWGIADRETNKIIGSCGYHSWEKEHFKAEIGFELNRSHWRKGVMTEVLSPILEFGFAQMGLNRIEAFYDPDNTASKLCLEKAGFIYEGVLRQAAYEKGVFCDAAVCSILKEEYGKKQSI; translated from the coding sequence ATGAAAACAAATTTTCCAGTCCTCTATACAGAGCGTTTTGTTTTAAGGAAAATGGATGAGAGCGATGCGAATGAGGTGTTTGCTTATTTTTCAGATGATGAAGTCACAAGATACTATGATCTGGAAAGCTTTACTGAAATAGATCAGGCAGTTCAGGTGATTAACCGCTGGGGTGAAAGGTTCGATAAAAATGAAGGATACAGATGGGGAATTGCTGATAGAGAAACGAATAAAATTATAGGCAGCTGCGGCTATCACAGCTGGGAAAAAGAGCATTTTAAAGCAGAAATAGGCTTTGAATTGAATCGCTCTCATTGGAGAAAAGGGGTAATGACCGAGGTTTTATCACCCATTTTGGAGTTTGGTTTTGCCCAAATGGGCTTAAATCGCATTGAAGCTTTTTATGATCCGGACAATACGGCTTCAAAGCTGTGCCTTGAAAAAGCAGGATTTATATATGAAGGTGTCTTAAGACAGGCTGCATATGAAAAAGGGGTATTTTGTGATGCAGCAGTATGCTCGATTTTAAAAGAAGAATACGGAAAAAAACAGAGCATTTAA
- a CDS encoding methyl-accepting chemotaxis protein: MFNKLQVKITLFLALIIIAALSAVQIFSHFYLQSEMHEDAKRNGTGIIQQLKSNIELSLSDYEKSLIRFGKDNQLVRLLSEEGNEADVSQQFQTFLETNKQVSLIYAGSEKKSLFIRPSVELPEDFDPTTRPWYTLAKESPDKVVWTEPYEDAVKGSYIVTGAKAIVKNNEVIGVIAFDLSLDAVNDIVNSVTVGYSGYSFLIDQKGIALSHPKEQGKDLSKLDFMKSVMENKKGLVEYVFESEDRMLYFETINGLNWKIGAVYKYDDLMETANTVSLTSTLITLAALFIAVVIGYFVSKSIANPIIRIGESAKAVAAGDLTLKVNVSNKDEVGTLAENFNTMVSEMKRMIKEVDLSITTINDSAENLSAVSEETMAASEQVAGAMEDVARGASEQTSDVENMNERTTSLSLKITKVNESISHIQTLSAKSEHASYDGLEKLNVLQVKSTVSNKELASVEGVLSDLAGKIKQIEEVVTVISAISDQTNLLALNASIEAARAGESGKGFAVVAAEVRKLAEQSARATGRITETIFGIQQESIKAVDAMIRTKEMNNEQHKAVQNSGEAFQTIAVMMSELSQSISTVTEDIREMTLQKEQVIESIVNISAITEQSAAAAEEVNASTDEQLRALSTVADSAENLSEATKQLQELVKRFKIGG; the protein is encoded by the coding sequence ATGTTCAATAAGCTTCAAGTTAAAATTACTTTGTTTTTGGCGCTCATCATCATAGCAGCGCTTTCTGCCGTACAGATCTTCTCACATTTTTATCTGCAATCGGAAATGCACGAAGATGCAAAAAGAAATGGTACAGGCATTATTCAGCAGCTGAAAAGCAATATTGAATTAAGTCTGAGTGATTATGAGAAAAGCCTCATCAGGTTTGGAAAAGATAATCAGCTCGTCAGATTGTTAAGTGAAGAAGGAAATGAAGCAGATGTTTCACAGCAGTTTCAAACCTTTCTAGAGACGAACAAGCAGGTAAGCTTGATTTATGCAGGGAGCGAAAAAAAATCGCTGTTCATTCGGCCTTCGGTCGAACTTCCTGAGGATTTTGATCCTACAACAAGGCCCTGGTATACTCTGGCTAAAGAAAGCCCGGATAAGGTGGTATGGACTGAACCTTATGAAGATGCTGTAAAGGGCAGCTATATTGTGACTGGTGCGAAAGCAATTGTGAAAAATAATGAGGTAATAGGTGTCATTGCCTTTGATTTGTCGTTAGATGCGGTCAATGACATAGTGAACAGCGTAACAGTTGGTTATAGCGGATATTCCTTCTTAATTGATCAAAAAGGGATAGCATTGTCTCATCCAAAAGAACAGGGAAAAGACTTATCTAAGTTAGATTTTATGAAATCTGTGATGGAAAATAAAAAAGGGTTAGTAGAATATGTTTTTGAATCTGAAGACAGAATGCTTTATTTTGAGACAATTAACGGATTGAACTGGAAGATTGGAGCGGTTTATAAATATGATGACCTAATGGAAACGGCCAATACAGTTTCCTTAACAAGTACGCTGATTACACTTGCAGCACTTTTTATTGCTGTTGTAATTGGATATTTCGTCTCTAAATCAATTGCAAATCCTATCATTCGTATAGGAGAAAGTGCAAAAGCCGTAGCAGCGGGAGATTTAACTCTCAAAGTGAACGTTTCGAATAAGGATGAAGTTGGAACGCTGGCAGAAAACTTCAACACTATGGTTTCTGAAATGAAACGCATGATTAAGGAAGTGGATTTGTCTATCACAACGATCAATGATTCCGCAGAGAATTTAAGTGCGGTTTCTGAAGAAACGATGGCAGCCAGTGAGCAAGTTGCAGGTGCAATGGAAGATGTTGCAAGAGGAGCATCTGAACAAACTTCTGATGTTGAAAATATGAATGAACGCACAACCAGCCTATCTTTGAAGATTACTAAAGTAAATGAATCCATTTCACATATTCAGACCTTGTCTGCTAAGTCAGAGCATGCAAGCTACGATGGGCTGGAAAAATTAAATGTTCTTCAGGTTAAATCAACAGTATCGAATAAAGAGCTTGCTTCAGTGGAAGGAGTATTATCTGATCTTGCTGGTAAGATTAAACAAATTGAAGAAGTGGTGACGGTCATTTCAGCCATTTCGGATCAAACCAATTTGCTGGCTCTAAATGCAAGCATTGAAGCTGCAAGGGCAGGAGAGAGCGGGAAAGGATTTGCTGTAGTCGCAGCTGAGGTAAGAAAACTTGCAGAGCAGTCAGCCAGAGCTACTGGCAGGATTACGGAAACGATTTTCGGCATTCAGCAAGAATCCATTAAAGCAGTTGATGCAATGATTCGCACAAAGGAAATGAATAATGAACAGCATAAAGCAGTTCAAAATTCGGGTGAGGCCTTTCAGACCATTGCAGTGATGATGAGTGAGCTTTCACAATCCATTTCGACTGTCACTGAAGATATTAGAGAAATGACACTGCAAAAAGAACAGGTTATAGAATCAATAGTAAATATCTCGGCCATTACAGAACAATCTGCTGCAGCTGCAGAAGAGGTAAATGCTTCAACAGACGAACAGCTCAGAGCTCTTTCAACAGTTGCAGATTCAGCTGAAAATTTAAGCGAAGCCACTAAGCAGCTTCAGGAGCTAGTGAAAAGATTTAAAATTGGAGGATGA
- a CDS encoding pyroglutamyl-peptidase I has translation MKKVLLTGFEPFLHYTINPTAEVVKQLHGQSIGQFEVCGKVLPVQFSKTWEQCHVHIEEEKPDAVLLLGLAAGRYKITPERVAINCADGEKDNEGIVKQDEWIQSDGPDAYFSTLPIRTFVNVLQEKVLPAEISNTAGTYLCNYIMYQTLHYFKKADRDIPAGFIHLPASHELAVEIGNVPSFSQQDLTKAVSIMIQHLSEA, from the coding sequence ATGAAAAAGGTATTGTTAACAGGATTTGAACCGTTTTTGCATTATACAATTAATCCAACAGCTGAAGTTGTGAAGCAATTGCATGGACAATCTATCGGTCAATTTGAAGTCTGCGGAAAAGTACTCCCTGTTCAATTTTCAAAAACATGGGAGCAATGCCATGTTCATATTGAGGAGGAAAAGCCTGACGCCGTATTGCTGCTTGGGCTTGCAGCAGGCAGATACAAAATTACTCCTGAAAGAGTGGCCATTAACTGTGCTGATGGCGAAAAGGATAATGAGGGAATTGTAAAACAGGATGAATGGATACAGTCCGATGGACCAGATGCCTATTTCAGCACACTGCCTATCCGAACATTTGTAAATGTGCTGCAGGAAAAAGTGCTGCCTGCAGAAATATCCAACACTGCCGGAACCTACTTGTGCAATTATATTATGTATCAGACTTTGCACTATTTTAAAAAAGCAGATCGGGACATTCCAGCAGGATTTATTCACCTTCCTGCATCACATGAGCTTGCTGTGGAAATAGGGAATGTTCCAAGTTTTTCTCAGCAGGATTTAACAAAAGCTGTTTCTATCATGATCCAGCATCTATCAGAGGCTTAA
- a CDS encoding SIMPL domain-containing protein, protein MFPVYGQPFDPAYRTSVREPKSKNMISVRGTGRVEAKPDTAVLQLAVVTVNKDVTAAQQENKRRVNQLIRALQSIGIEEQQIETISYTVFPQYDYSAGTDPVLKGYEVTNTISITTQNLDEIGLIYDTAFSNGANRADSVQFSLSNQEKWINEALNLAAKQALDKAAAIAHSYQLNLHRKPVKITEEPRGFFPLSKELSLGAQSSGQTPVFARKIEIVAELTVLFTYQ, encoded by the coding sequence ATGTTTCCGGTGTATGGGCAGCCTTTTGATCCGGCTTACAGAACAAGCGTGAGAGAACCAAAATCAAAAAACATGATCTCTGTTCGCGGGACGGGAAGAGTGGAAGCAAAACCAGACACAGCCGTTCTTCAGCTTGCAGTAGTTACTGTGAACAAAGATGTAACTGCAGCTCAGCAGGAAAATAAAAGACGCGTTAATCAGCTTATTCGAGCCCTTCAGTCAATTGGAATAGAAGAACAGCAAATTGAAACCATTTCCTACACCGTTTTTCCTCAATACGATTATAGTGCGGGTACGGATCCAGTCTTAAAAGGGTATGAAGTGACCAATACAATATCCATCACAACTCAAAATTTAGATGAGATTGGTTTGATTTATGATACAGCCTTTTCTAATGGAGCCAACCGGGCAGATTCTGTACAATTCTCGCTTTCCAACCAAGAAAAGTGGATAAATGAGGCTCTGAACCTTGCTGCAAAACAAGCTTTGGATAAGGCAGCAGCAATTGCCCATTCCTATCAGCTCAATCTGCATCGCAAGCCTGTAAAAATAACCGAAGAACCTAGAGGATTTTTCCCATTGTCTAAAGAATTAAGTCTAGGTGCACAATCTTCAGGACAGACCCCTGTTTTTGCAAGGAAAATTGAAATTGTTGCAGAACTGACGGTTTTGTTTACGTATCAGTAA
- a CDS encoding sensor histidine kinase, which produces MKYLNFNKLYFITLFFSFILVVYFLAIGIKYPYVGASVRFNDTDKLEITLIEPNTWASKVGLKIGDTVTRINHEHAHEHYPAVRYGMLEQLENVTIERNGNDISYIVKDSIISHQSLFLVVVPIILYVLCLFCSYFIYKTNKKLKLQSAFLLNIFLLMITLAHFSGTGSSRGDVLSRYLNLSFFLSVPVTYMSFLYYYFKELGEKLFSEKFLYVSFLIVAINIVAELCTETVNLSYSFFYIFVKNLNLASFVILFALTFIVKFVGLKKVRYSAQGYLVKILIITNIVAFSPFVLLYILPYVFLNRHIFPPNILAAFLLLIPFSLVYQFLATKIYDIEFILGRVRYYALLAVLPTVVCVSIMLIIKENSPTFYPIKLSIFIYITMLVVFYIKEILDFRFRFKRFSEKYNYQDSIFKYTQSIRKANKLHHVINELKQVITDVLLVSRANYVEVDKSGNIISVEINMKGTDYLSYEKEIKKATQEIGKIIEVDRGFVINVGETDDRSYVMVCLSMLNTPMLNRDEISWLKTLSFYTNISLENFLKIEELMNHLQKIKSEGSNPAWLTKVLFSIEEKQRSNLAKDLHDSVLQDLISLKRQSELALAELEMAPTVFRDQLKDMNSSMTNIIKTTRETCQELRPQLLYDLGLVKALQKLAAQYNESAAFDVRLNTGNFTKAIDIDTQLNLYRIVQELLTNAGKHSNALNVLIMLVCIKDKIVLHYEDDGIGFDQSELYSNNQSMGLSGITERVKALNGSLHIETSKGNGFKVVVEI; this is translated from the coding sequence ATGAAATATTTAAACTTTAACAAATTATATTTTATTACACTATTTTTTAGTTTTATTTTAGTCGTGTATTTTTTAGCAATAGGTATTAAATACCCTTACGTAGGTGCCAGTGTTAGATTCAATGATACAGATAAGCTAGAAATAACGCTTATTGAACCTAACACTTGGGCTTCAAAAGTCGGTTTGAAAATAGGCGATACTGTAACCAGAATTAATCATGAACATGCACATGAACACTACCCTGCAGTTCGCTATGGGATGCTTGAACAGTTAGAAAATGTAACAATTGAAAGAAACGGAAACGATATTAGTTACATTGTTAAAGATTCAATAATAAGTCACCAGAGTCTTTTTTTAGTTGTGGTTCCTATTATTTTATATGTCCTTTGTTTATTTTGCAGTTATTTTATTTATAAAACAAATAAAAAATTAAAATTGCAGTCAGCGTTTCTACTAAATATTTTCCTATTAATGATTACATTAGCTCATTTCAGCGGAACAGGTTCTTCTAGAGGAGATGTGTTAAGTAGGTACTTGAATCTAAGCTTCTTTTTATCAGTACCTGTTACCTATATGTCTTTTCTATATTACTACTTTAAAGAATTGGGTGAAAAACTTTTCTCTGAAAAGTTTTTATATGTGTCTTTCTTAATTGTAGCTATTAATATAGTTGCAGAACTTTGTACAGAAACTGTGAATCTTTCTTATAGTTTTTTCTATATTTTCGTAAAAAACTTAAATTTAGCTTCGTTTGTCATTTTATTTGCTTTAACCTTCATTGTTAAATTTGTAGGATTAAAAAAAGTTAGATACTCAGCACAAGGCTACCTGGTTAAAATTTTAATAATAACAAATATTGTTGCATTCTCACCTTTTGTTTTACTATACATTTTGCCGTATGTCTTTTTAAATAGACATATTTTCCCGCCTAATATATTGGCAGCATTTTTATTATTAATTCCTTTTTCTTTGGTTTACCAATTTCTCGCTACTAAAATTTATGATATAGAATTTATTTTAGGACGTGTCAGATACTACGCTTTACTAGCAGTTTTACCTACTGTTGTGTGTGTAAGTATTATGTTAATTATTAAAGAGAATAGCCCAACATTCTATCCAATTAAACTATCAATCTTCATCTATATCACAATGCTTGTAGTCTTTTATATTAAGGAAATTCTCGACTTCCGCTTTCGCTTTAAACGTTTTTCCGAAAAATACAATTATCAGGATAGTATTTTTAAATATACGCAAAGCATTCGAAAGGCAAACAAGCTTCATCATGTAATTAATGAACTGAAACAGGTGATTACAGATGTATTGCTTGTCAGCAGGGCGAATTATGTTGAAGTGGATAAGAGCGGGAACATCATTTCAGTCGAGATTAATATGAAGGGTACAGATTATCTTTCATATGAAAAAGAGATTAAGAAGGCAACCCAAGAGATCGGAAAGATTATCGAAGTGGATCGCGGTTTTGTGATTAATGTAGGGGAGACAGATGACCGAAGTTATGTCATGGTTTGTTTGTCTATGCTTAATACTCCAATGCTGAACCGAGATGAAATTTCCTGGTTAAAGACGCTTTCTTTTTATACGAATATATCCCTTGAGAACTTCCTTAAGATAGAAGAGCTGATGAATCATTTACAGAAGATTAAGAGCGAAGGCAGTAACCCGGCCTGGCTTACGAAAGTTTTATTTTCAATAGAGGAAAAACAGCGTTCTAACTTGGCAAAGGATTTGCATGATTCTGTTTTGCAGGATTTAATTTCTTTAAAGCGGCAAAGCGAGCTCGCCCTAGCTGAGCTTGAAATGGCTCCGACTGTTTTCAGGGATCAGCTGAAGGATATGAACAGCTCGATGACCAATATCATCAAGACTACGCGGGAAACGTGTCAGGAACTTCGTCCGCAGCTTTTATATGATCTTGGGCTAGTAAAAGCCTTGCAGAAGCTTGCAGCTCAATATAATGAGTCCGCAGCCTTTGATGTGAGATTAAATACAGGAAACTTCACTAAAGCGATTGATATTGATACACAGCTGAATTTGTACCGGATCGTTCAGGAGCTTTTAACAAATGCCGGAAAGCACTCCAATGCACTCAATGTTCTGATAATGCTTGTTTGCATAAAGGATAAAATTGTTCTTCATTATGAGGACGACGGCATCGGTTTTGATCAAAGTGAACTGTATTCCAATAATCAAAGCATGGGTCTTTCCGGTATAACGGAGAGAGTAAAAGCACTAAACGGCTCCCTTCATATTGAGACTTCAAAGGGAAATGGCTTTAAAGTAGTTGTAGAAATCTGA
- the comX gene encoding competence pheromone ComX, whose protein sequence is MQEIVNFLVENPEVIEKVANGEASLLGVKNVDEVLGLVEGLLSTARTTNLYWY, encoded by the coding sequence ATGCAGGAAATCGTAAATTTTCTAGTAGAAAACCCGGAAGTAATCGAAAAAGTAGCTAACGGTGAAGCAAGTTTACTGGGTGTGAAAAATGTGGATGAAGTGTTAGGATTAGTAGAAGGACTGTTGAGTACAGCTAGAACGACGAACTTGTATTGGTATTAG
- the degQ gene encoding degradation enzyme regulation protein DegQ, with protein MKKHNIEEITQLLKRLEKEIQETKQSLRSINKSIDKYDKYSFINVS; from the coding sequence ATGAAAAAGCACAACATTGAAGAAATAACTCAATTATTGAAACGTCTTGAGAAAGAAATTCAGGAAACGAAACAGTCACTAAGATCAATTAATAAAAGCATTGATAAGTATGATAAATACTCCTTTATAAACGTGTCATAA
- a CDS encoding NAD(P)-dependent oxidoreductase: MKIAIIGAAGKAGSLIMEEALERGHEVTAVVREASKVKNTNVQVIEKDLFNLESNDLKPFDAVVNAFNAAPGKEHLHVDAGRVLIQALENSTNTKLVVVGGAGSLFLDEEKTTRVMDDPNFPAAYFPTAKNMGINLDELQKAETVKWTYISPSANFDPQGIKTGTYHSGKDHLLTNSQGESYISYADYAIAVVDEIEKPKHKNERFTVVSK, translated from the coding sequence ATGAAAATTGCAATTATTGGAGCCGCTGGCAAAGCAGGCAGCCTTATCATGGAAGAAGCGCTGGAAAGAGGCCATGAGGTAACAGCTGTCGTCAGGGAGGCTTCAAAAGTGAAAAACACAAATGTTCAAGTAATCGAAAAAGACCTTTTTAACCTTGAATCCAATGATTTAAAACCATTTGATGCGGTGGTTAACGCGTTTAATGCTGCTCCTGGAAAAGAACATCTTCATGTTGACGCCGGAAGAGTGCTCATTCAGGCCTTGGAAAACAGCACTAATACGAAATTAGTTGTTGTTGGAGGAGCAGGCAGTTTATTTTTAGATGAAGAAAAAACAACACGGGTAATGGATGATCCAAATTTTCCTGCAGCTTATTTCCCTACTGCAAAAAATATGGGAATCAATCTTGATGAACTTCAAAAAGCAGAAACAGTAAAATGGACATATATCAGTCCTTCAGCAAACTTTGATCCTCAGGGTATAAAAACAGGCACATACCATTCAGGGAAAGATCATTTATTAACGAATTCTCAAGGTGAAAGTTATATCAGCTATGCAGATTATGCCATCGCTGTTGTTGATGAAATCGAAAAACCGAAACACAAAAATGAGCGTTTTACAGTAGTGTCTAAATAA
- a CDS encoding polyprenyl synthetase family protein, with amino-acid sequence MICSQKAAISSYITNKELLHLILSFSETKKTFPFGQLTHLHYTAFGGEEKEIIHLSAAVELLALSFDILDDLEDLDNYEEPWMKINPSLSLNAATAMYTISLQMLHELSSVHKWKIISTFQRFALQAMEGQHADLQNEIATEEECISMIEKKSGSLIALASVTGAMLAAGEELTCVEHYSYQIGLAAQIENDYRDLFHEHKNDLSAQKKSLPLLFLKRGFNEHAKELTDFISSSETFIEHYGSIDAFKSKLLQSGVVHYLNVMKQIAIQKASTLIAELPLPQNQIELLKSQLIINSAENKRRD; translated from the coding sequence ATGATTTGCAGTCAGAAAGCTGCAATTTCTTCATATATAACGAACAAAGAGTTATTGCATCTTATCCTGTCGTTCTCAGAAACGAAAAAAACCTTTCCGTTCGGTCAATTGACACATTTGCATTACACAGCTTTTGGCGGAGAAGAGAAGGAAATCATTCATCTGTCAGCTGCAGTTGAACTGCTTGCGCTATCATTCGACATCTTAGATGATCTTGAAGACCTAGATAACTATGAAGAGCCATGGATGAAAATAAACCCATCTCTCTCACTGAATGCCGCTACTGCTATGTATACAATCAGTCTGCAAATGCTTCATGAATTATCAAGCGTACATAAATGGAAGATCATCAGCACGTTCCAGCGTTTTGCCTTGCAGGCAATGGAAGGTCAGCACGCAGATCTTCAAAATGAAATCGCAACTGAAGAAGAGTGCATCTCTATGATTGAAAAAAAATCAGGTTCACTGATTGCTTTAGCATCAGTCACAGGCGCCATGCTTGCCGCAGGAGAAGAATTAACATGCGTTGAACATTATTCCTATCAAATAGGACTTGCTGCCCAAATTGAAAACGATTACCGTGATTTATTTCATGAACATAAAAATGATCTATCTGCACAGAAAAAATCGCTGCCGCTCCTCTTTCTAAAAAGAGGGTTTAACGAGCATGCAAAGGAGCTTACCGATTTTATTTCAAGCAGTGAAACATTTATTGAACACTACGGGAGTATTGATGCATTTAAATCGAAATTGTTACAATCTGGTGTTGTCCATTACCTGAATGTAATGAAGCAAATTGCGATTCAAAAGGCTTCAACCCTGATTGCAGAATTACCCTTACCTCAAAATCAAATTGAGCTTCTAAAGTCTCAATTGATCATAAATTCAGCTGAAAATAAAAGGAGAGATTAA
- a CDS encoding PQQ-dependent sugar dehydrogenase, translating to MIIFSSLVIAGCQSFQNEDQEDKEVSGQSERQDTESILKEMDVPWSITKSDDVFYLSERTGQIVKWNQVSDEKVTQKVKLKKKLHLEGEGGFLGFELSPDFGESKQAFAYHTYKDGNKVKNRIVVLKENADHWEEVKTVLEDIPGARVHNGGRLKIGPDGKLYATAGDAMSPEFAQDKNSLAGKILRLELDGSVPDDNPFQNSYVYSYGHRNPQGLAWDEKNSLFSTEHGQSAHDEINWIQPGKNYGWPVIEGDEQQEGMETPLYQTGEETWAPSGLAYKEGILYVATLAGNSVKRFEVHTGEVQIYLEGWGRMRDVMIEDDNLYTVTNNRDGRGNPRKDDDQMLRKKLSPQ from the coding sequence GTGATTATTTTCAGCAGTTTGGTCATAGCGGGATGTCAGTCCTTTCAGAATGAAGATCAGGAAGACAAAGAAGTGAGCGGCCAGTCTGAGAGGCAGGATACAGAAAGTATTCTAAAGGAAATGGATGTTCCGTGGTCTATTACAAAGAGTGATGATGTTTTTTACCTGAGTGAACGAACTGGGCAAATTGTGAAATGGAACCAGGTGTCTGATGAAAAGGTGACTCAAAAGGTGAAATTGAAAAAGAAGCTGCATCTAGAAGGCGAGGGCGGATTTCTTGGCTTTGAGCTTTCCCCTGATTTTGGAGAGAGCAAGCAAGCCTTTGCCTACCATACATATAAAGATGGAAACAAAGTAAAGAACCGAATCGTTGTTCTAAAGGAAAATGCAGACCATTGGGAGGAAGTAAAGACTGTACTAGAAGATATTCCAGGTGCACGTGTCCATAACGGAGGGCGACTCAAAATTGGCCCTGACGGCAAGCTTTATGCAACAGCAGGCGATGCGATGAGTCCTGAGTTTGCACAAGATAAAAATTCTCTGGCAGGAAAAATCCTAAGACTTGAACTTGACGGATCGGTCCCGGATGACAATCCTTTTCAAAATTCCTATGTATATTCTTATGGGCACCGTAATCCTCAAGGGCTTGCATGGGACGAGAAAAATTCACTGTTCAGCACAGAGCACGGCCAGTCTGCTCATGATGAAATTAACTGGATTCAGCCGGGGAAAAATTATGGCTGGCCAGTAATAGAAGGGGACGAGCAGCAGGAAGGTATGGAAACACCGCTCTATCAAACCGGGGAAGAGACTTGGGCGCCTTCTGGCCTTGCCTATAAGGAAGGAATCTTGTATGTGGCGACATTAGCCGGAAATTCTGTTAAACGATTTGAAGTCCATACAGGAGAGGTGCAGATTTACCTGGAAGGATGGGGCAGGATGCGCGATGTTATGATTGAAGATGACAATTTGTATACAGTAACGAATAATCGCGATGGCAGAGGAAATCCGCGCAAAGATGATGATCAAATGCTGCGAAAGAAACTAAGTCCGCAATAG